The DNA window CAGTGCCAACAGGGGCAGCGCCTCCCGAAACTCGTCGCTTGATTCCTTGCTCATCCGCGCTTCCCCGCGGCCCCTAACGGGCGAGCGCAGTATAGGCGGGCCGGCCGGCTTTCAAAGCCCCGGAACCGGCGTGGTCGCAATGCGAGCTGCATCACGCGCAGCCGCTCCCCGGGTCGTCTATACTGCAGAGGTGCGCGAGGCGGACCCGGAACCTGCGGGGGCGCTGAAGGTGGTTGGTTGATGCAGAACCCAAACGGCGGCAACGGAGCAGGTCTGCCGGCAGCGAACGAAGAACCCGAGAAACTGGCCGTGTGCCTTTGCGGCGGCGGCCTGACCGGCGCGTTCTACGAAGTCGGCGTGCTGCGCGCCCTGGACGAGTATCTGGGGCCAGGCAGCGTGCGCAGTCTCTTCGATGTCTGGGTGGGCACTTCCGCTGGCGCGAGCGTGGCGGGCTTCCTCAGCCAGGGCGTCTCGCCCGAGCGCCTGTTCCAGGCGATGAACAACCTCGACGATCCGTTCTTCCCCTTCCGCCGCGCCGATGTGTTCCGGCCCGACCTCAAGCGCTGGGGCGTCGCGGCGATGAAGGCCGCCGGGTATTACTTCTTCGGCGTGCTGGCCAACGCGCTGCGGATGCCCGGCACGCCGCCCATTGACTGGGGCCGCATGGTGGAGCGCCAGCTTCCCGGCGGGATGTTCTCGCTCGATGCCTACCGCGCTTCCTACGAAAAATCTCTCAAGCGAAACGGGTTGGCGCAGTCGTTCCTGGACCTCGGGCGCGACCTGGTGATCCCCGCGCTGGAGCTTGAAACCGGCGAGCGCTGGGCCTTTGCCAAGGGCGGCGAGCTGGAGACGACGCCCATTGCGCTCGCCGTGGCGGCCAGTTCCGCCATTCCCGGATTCTTCGACCCGGTGCGTATTCGAGATCGCAATTTTATCGACGGCGGCAGCGGGCAGGTCGCCCACGTCGATCTCGCCGTCGAGCGCGGGGCCAAGTCCATCGTGGTCATCAACCCGATGGTGCCCGTCCAGCTCAACCGGCCCCACCAGACGCTCATGGACTCGACCGAGCAGATCGACTCCATCGCCGGGCGCGGGCCCATCAAAGTCTGGGCCCAGGCGCTTCGCATCAGCACCGCCAACAAGCTGCGCATGGCCCTCAAGCGCTACACTGTCGAGCGCCCGGATCTGAAGGTCTTCCTGATCGAGCCACCGCTCGACGATGCCACGATGTTTCTCTTCTCCAATATGGATGAATCGAGCCGTCACACGGTTCTGGCCCACGGCTACAACACGACCCGGCGGGCGCTGGAGGAGACCGGGGAGGGCCTGCGCCAACTGGTCGCCGGGGCCCGCCACCGCTGGGAGCCCAAAAAAGGCCCTTCAGGGCCTCCAGGGCCCAAAGAGGGCGAATTCCACATCCTCTGCGGCGAGGACGAGTGCCCCCCTGAGGGGCCGCCGCTGGTGGGAACGGGCTGGTAGGGGTCGATTCCGGGGCTCCAGCAGCCTGAATTTCCACAAATTTTCGCCCCCAACAGGGGTTGGCGCCATTTCAGAAAATGCAGTATATGAGGGGCCATTGGCAGGTTGTCGCGAATCGCGCTGCCAAGCGGGGGAGGTTCAGCCTCCAGCATCTTTTAGGTGAACGCATCGGAGGGATGCGTCGGACGTGTGTCGTTCTTTTCGGAACGGCAAGCGTTTGGGGATGTCCAGTCTCGCAATACGCAGCCGCGGCAACCGAATCGGGAAGGGGTACCATGCAGAACTCACGCATTGGGCTTGTATTGTTTTGTCTCGGACTGCTTGTGAGCGTCAGTGCCATTCCGGCGCGCGCGCAGGAATCCGCCGGGGCACTTCAGGAAAAAACAGAGAGCTACTACGAGATCCAGGTCGTCAAGGGCAACCTGGCGCTCAAGGAAGGCAAGTTCGAGGACGCACTCGCAATTGCAGAGGACGTGCTCGCCGACAAGCCGAACAACGCCGAAGCACTCGCCATCAAGAGCCGCGCGCTCTTCTCGCTCGGTCGCGGCAGTGAAGCCGTCGAAGGCTTCCAGAAGCTCGAAGGCCAGGACCTCGAAGACCAGCGCTGGCGCATCGGTTACGGCATCACCCTGCGCGAGCAGGGCGACGAGGCCGGCGCGAAGGCGCAGTTCGAAAAGGCCGCCAAGGCCCATCCCGAGAG is part of the Chrysiogenia bacterium genome and encodes:
- a CDS encoding patatin-like phospholipase family protein; the encoded protein is MQNPNGGNGAGLPAANEEPEKLAVCLCGGGLTGAFYEVGVLRALDEYLGPGSVRSLFDVWVGTSAGASVAGFLSQGVSPERLFQAMNNLDDPFFPFRRADVFRPDLKRWGVAAMKAAGYYFFGVLANALRMPGTPPIDWGRMVERQLPGGMFSLDAYRASYEKSLKRNGLAQSFLDLGRDLVIPALELETGERWAFAKGGELETTPIALAVAASSAIPGFFDPVRIRDRNFIDGGSGQVAHVDLAVERGAKSIVVINPMVPVQLNRPHQTLMDSTEQIDSIAGRGPIKVWAQALRISTANKLRMALKRYTVERPDLKVFLIEPPLDDATMFLFSNMDESSRHTVLAHGYNTTRRALEETGEGLRQLVAGARHRWEPKKGPSGPPGPKEGEFHILCGEDECPPEGPPLVGTGW